From one Thalassospira lucentensis genomic stretch:
- a CDS encoding VOC family protein: MSRSIDHLVLCVNDLDVACDAYRKLGFTVTPRANHPFGTGNALIQLDGMYIELLAVIEPEKIAETDLAAPFSFPIYNRDYLRQREGMSMLALQSRDAEKDREAFIAAGAAVPRVFKFEREATRPDGSLTDVAFSLAFANHPLLRHAVTFVCQHRHPPQNFYYPEYQTHANGAYAIGKVFLMHWAADAVSDFVAEIGTDKIVEALHSDEMVTRFGIDDPLFPTDGFAGYEIIVDRIDVIAEAAQSMGAIHKKGRLILPPSKFFGTLIVFKAKEKAA, from the coding sequence ATGAGCCGCTCAATCGATCATCTGGTTTTATGTGTCAATGATCTTGATGTGGCCTGTGATGCCTATCGCAAGCTGGGCTTTACCGTCACCCCGCGCGCCAATCATCCGTTTGGCACCGGCAACGCCCTGATCCAGCTTGATGGCATGTATATCGAATTGCTTGCCGTGATCGAGCCGGAAAAAATCGCCGAAACCGATCTCGCAGCACCGTTTTCCTTCCCGATTTATAATCGCGATTATCTGCGTCAGCGTGAAGGCATGTCGATGCTCGCGCTGCAATCACGCGATGCGGAAAAAGACCGGGAGGCTTTCATTGCCGCCGGTGCCGCCGTTCCGCGTGTCTTCAAGTTCGAACGCGAAGCCACCCGCCCGGATGGTTCTCTGACCGATGTGGCATTTTCGCTTGCCTTTGCCAATCACCCGTTGCTGCGTCACGCCGTAACATTCGTTTGCCAGCATCGCCACCCGCCGCAGAATTTCTATTATCCGGAGTATCAGACGCATGCGAACGGGGCCTATGCGATTGGCAAGGTGTTCCTGATGCATTGGGCGGCCGACGCGGTATCGGATTTTGTTGCCGAAATCGGCACCGACAAGATTGTCGAAGCCCTTCACAGCGATGAAATGGTCACCCGTTTTGGCATTGATGATCCGCTTTTCCCGACCGACGGATTTGCCGGATACGAAATCATCGTTGACCGGATTGATGTCATCGCCGAGGCCGCCCAATCCATGGGGGCAATTCATAAGAAGGGGCGACTGATCCTGCCGCCATCCAAGTTCTTCGGGACCCTGATTGTCTTCAAGGCCAAAGAAAAAGCCGCCTGA
- a CDS encoding AEC family transporter has translation MLAILSALIPTFALIVLGFILRQRKFLPDAFWPGAEKLTYYVTFPALLFSNTAQADLGSLPLAGIATAMLGTVFICTVLILITKPVLKVSNPAFSSLFQGAIRPNTYIGLAVAAALLGEAGLTVTALCVALVVPTVNVLSVLACAHWGDNERTPGAVSLLRDVLRNPLLMACVLGIAINMTGFGLPPVIGPFLEVLGRAALPIGLLAVGAGLDLSAARRAGGPVGFSTLGKLVISPAIAAGLCLLLGLPPVELAAVVLYAGLPCSASAFVLARLMGGDAPMMASIITVHTLVAIITIPILAVLLHVV, from the coding sequence ATGTTAGCCATCCTGTCCGCCCTGATCCCGACCTTTGCCCTGATCGTGCTTGGTTTCATCCTGCGGCAACGCAAATTCCTGCCTGATGCGTTCTGGCCCGGGGCGGAAAAGCTGACCTATTATGTGACATTCCCGGCATTGCTGTTTTCCAATACTGCGCAGGCCGATCTGGGCAGCCTGCCGCTGGCGGGGATTGCGACTGCAATGCTGGGCACGGTTTTCATCTGCACCGTTCTTATCCTGATCACCAAACCGGTTCTGAAAGTCAGCAACCCGGCCTTTTCGTCGCTGTTTCAGGGGGCAATCCGACCCAATACCTATATCGGGCTTGCGGTTGCCGCCGCCCTTCTTGGCGAAGCCGGATTGACGGTGACTGCCCTTTGCGTTGCCTTGGTCGTGCCGACGGTCAATGTGCTTTCGGTTCTGGCCTGCGCGCATTGGGGGGATAATGAACGCACTCCCGGTGCGGTGTCGCTTTTGCGCGATGTTCTGCGCAATCCGTTGCTGATGGCGTGTGTTTTGGGCATCGCGATCAATATGACGGGATTTGGCCTGCCGCCGGTGATCGGGCCGTTTCTGGAAGTTCTGGGGCGTGCGGCATTGCCAATCGGGCTTCTGGCAGTTGGTGCGGGGCTTGATCTTTCGGCGGCACGACGTGCCGGGGGGCCGGTCGGGTTTTCGACACTGGGCAAACTCGTCATCAGCCCGGCGATTGCAGCGGGGCTTTGTCTTTTGCTCGGCCTGCCGCCGGTGGAACTGGCGGCAGTTGTGCTTTATGCAGGGCTCCCCTGTTCGGCCAGTGCGTTTGTACTGGCCCGCCTGATGGGCGGTGACGCACCGATGATGGCCAGCATCATTACGGTTCACACGCTTGTCGCGATTATCACCATACCGATCCTTGCGGTTTTGCTGCATGTAGTCTGA
- a CDS encoding dihydroorotase, which translates to MTPAIRVKGTGRKAIINARLLDPAAQTDSTGGILIENSKIIDCGAKVTRDNLPKDCEIVDAAGACLAPGLVDMRAQLRDPGFEHQETIETAGRSAAAGGITTIIALPNTDPVIDDVAGVEFIARRARKVGLAKVFAYGAVSKGIEGGEITEMGLLHQAGAVAFCDGVKTIASARLLRQALSYSTFFDGMIVQHPEEPELSKGAAMNSGELATRLGLSGVSPLAEVMQIERDLRLVEMTGGRLHFAHISTGESVEIIRKAKKRGLKVTCDTAPFYFALNENAVSDYRTFAKLSPPLRSEDDRQAIVAGLADGTIDAIASDHNPQDVDSKRLPFAQAAAGGVGFETLLPITLELYHNGHMSMLDVITKLTTAPAGLVRIKGAGTLEIGTAADLVLFDPDRPWKIDPYQFESKSKNSPFDGRLTQGRVLRTIIDGREVFADPSVVEGA; encoded by the coding sequence ATGACCCCAGCCATTCGTGTAAAGGGCACGGGCCGCAAGGCCATCATCAATGCCCGCCTGCTTGACCCGGCCGCACAAACCGACAGCACGGGCGGCATCCTGATTGAAAACAGCAAGATCATTGATTGCGGCGCAAAGGTCACGCGCGACAATCTTCCCAAGGATTGCGAGATTGTTGATGCTGCGGGTGCGTGTCTTGCGCCCGGCCTTGTAGATATGCGCGCGCAATTGCGCGATCCGGGGTTCGAACATCAGGAAACCATCGAAACCGCCGGCCGTTCGGCGGCAGCGGGCGGGATCACCACGATCATCGCCCTGCCCAACACCGATCCGGTGATTGATGATGTCGCCGGTGTCGAATTCATCGCCCGCCGCGCCCGCAAGGTTGGCCTGGCCAAGGTTTTTGCCTATGGCGCGGTATCAAAGGGCATAGAAGGTGGCGAAATCACCGAGATGGGCCTTTTGCATCAGGCCGGTGCCGTGGCGTTTTGTGATGGCGTGAAAACCATCGCCAGCGCCCGATTGCTGCGACAGGCATTGTCCTATTCGACCTTCTTTGACGGCATGATCGTCCAGCATCCCGAGGAGCCGGAACTTTCCAAGGGTGCGGCAATGAATAGCGGCGAACTTGCCACCCGCCTTGGTCTTAGCGGTGTATCACCTCTTGCCGAAGTCATGCAGATAGAGCGCGATTTGCGGCTGGTTGAAATGACGGGCGGACGTTTGCATTTTGCCCATATCTCGACCGGGGAATCGGTCGAGATAATCCGCAAGGCCAAGAAACGCGGCCTTAAGGTCACGTGCGATACCGCGCCTTTCTATTTCGCACTTAATGAAAATGCGGTTTCGGATTACCGAACCTTTGCCAAGCTGTCGCCGCCGCTTCGATCCGAGGACGACCGGCAGGCGATTGTGGCGGGCCTTGCCGATGGCACGATTGATGCCATCGCATCCGACCATAATCCGCAGGATGTTGACTCCAAACGCCTGCCTTTTGCACAGGCCGCCGCCGGTGGCGTTGGTTTTGAAACGCTTCTGCCGATCACGCTTGAGCTTTATCACAACGGGCATATGTCGATGCTTGACGTGATTACCAAGCTGACGACAGCCCCGGCGGGACTGGTGCGCATCAAGGGTGCTGGCACGCTTGAAATCGGGACGGCTGCTGATCTGGTGCTGTTTGATCCGGATCGCCCATGGAAGATCGATCCCTATCAGTTCGAGTCAAAATCGAAAAATTCGCCATTTGACGGCCGCCTGACCCAGGGCCGTGTCCTTCGCACCATCATTGATGGTCGCGAGGTTTTTGCCGATCCCTCTGTCGTGGAAGGCGCGTGA
- the topA gene encoding type I DNA topoisomerase, translating to MNLVIVESPAKAKTINKYLGDDYKVLASFGHIRDLPSKDGSVDPDNDFSMVWETDGRSEKQIREIASAARDADTIYLATDPDREGEAISWHILEVLEQKKLLRGRDVHRVVFHEITKKAVTDAIANPRELNQELVDAYLARRALDYLVGFNLSPVLWRKLPGSRSAGRVQSVALRLICEREIEIEAFRPDEYWSLEAGFKVPEGNFTARLTHLNGEKLDKLALGNEGAATIAKEKVESRSYTVSKVERKDVKRRPQPPFTTSTLQQEASRKLGFGAKRTMQLAQRLYEGVDIGGETVGLITYMRTDAVVLSGEALAAARRLITKDYGESYLPPSARSFANKAKNAQEAHEAIRPTDLFRRPDQVARHLDKDQLNLYTLIWKRTVACQMEDAKFDQVAVDLSSNDNHVVLRANGSVVKFDGFLKLYQEGKDDETEDENDRRLPPLKEGQKPDLGKVSIDQHFTQPPPRYTEASLVKKMEELGIGRPSTYASIISVLQDRDYVTLDKRRFVAQDRGRLVTAFLSKFFERYVQYNFTADLENQLDDVSNGSLAWRDVLNQFWAAFKGNVDEAKELKITDVLDALQVMLENYLFPAREDGTDPHKCPKCADGTLSLKLGKFGAFLGCSNYPECNFTRPLVANENGGDSELDAGPKVLGIDKETGKEITLRKGPYGVYVQLGEEEEVEGKNGKPKKVKPKRTSLPKGLEPSVVDLTKAEELLTLPRLVGVFPDTGEEIKANVGRFGPYVQAGSIFASLKAEDDVLTVGENRAIALIADKREKAGKEIGKHPDDGEPIFLADGRWGPFVKHKKTNANLPRDTNKEDVTLEMAIAALKEKEAKSGKPAKATKAAAKKTTTKKAAAKKPTAQKTAAKKPAAKKTTKKEAAN from the coding sequence ATAAATCTTGTCATCGTCGAATCCCCGGCCAAAGCCAAGACGATCAATAAATATCTCGGTGACGATTACAAGGTGCTGGCCTCTTTTGGTCACATCCGCGATCTTCCGTCAAAAGATGGATCGGTTGATCCCGACAATGATTTTTCGATGGTCTGGGAAACCGATGGCCGTTCGGAAAAACAGATCCGCGAGATCGCATCGGCCGCACGCGATGCCGACACCATCTATCTCGCGACTGACCCGGATCGCGAAGGGGAAGCGATTTCGTGGCATATTCTGGAAGTTCTGGAACAGAAAAAGCTTTTGCGCGGTCGCGACGTTCATCGTGTCGTGTTCCACGAGATCACCAAAAAGGCCGTGACGGACGCGATTGCCAATCCGCGCGAGCTTAATCAGGAACTGGTCGATGCCTATCTGGCGCGCCGTGCCCTTGATTATCTGGTGGGCTTTAACCTGTCGCCTGTCCTTTGGCGCAAATTGCCCGGTTCGCGGTCTGCAGGTCGCGTGCAGTCCGTCGCCCTTCGTCTGATCTGCGAACGCGAGATCGAGATCGAAGCATTCCGCCCCGACGAATACTGGTCGCTGGAAGCCGGTTTCAAGGTGCCTGAGGGCAACTTTACCGCGCGCCTGACCCATCTGAACGGTGAGAAGCTGGACAAGCTGGCACTGGGCAACGAGGGTGCGGCAACGATTGCCAAGGAAAAGGTCGAAAGCCGCAGCTACACGGTTTCAAAGGTCGAACGCAAGGACGTCAAACGCCGTCCGCAGCCGCCTTTCACCACATCGACCCTGCAGCAGGAAGCATCGCGCAAGCTTGGTTTTGGTGCAAAACGCACGATGCAACTTGCGCAGCGCCTTTATGAAGGGGTTGATATCGGTGGCGAGACGGTTGGTCTGATCACCTATATGCGTACCGACGCCGTGGTTCTTTCTGGCGAGGCACTGGCCGCAGCACGCCGCCTGATTACCAAGGATTACGGCGAAAGTTACCTGCCGCCAAGCGCACGCAGCTTTGCCAACAAGGCCAAGAACGCACAGGAAGCCCACGAGGCCATCCGTCCGACCGACCTGTTCCGTCGTCCCGATCAGGTTGCCCGTCATCTTGATAAGGATCAGTTGAACCTTTATACCCTGATCTGGAAACGGACCGTGGCCTGCCAGATGGAAGACGCCAAATTCGATCAGGTTGCGGTTGATCTGTCATCGAATGACAATCACGTGGTTCTGCGTGCCAATGGTTCGGTCGTCAAATTCGACGGTTTCCTGAAGCTGTATCAGGAAGGCAAGGATGACGAGACCGAGGACGAAAATGATCGCCGTCTACCGCCGTTAAAAGAAGGCCAGAAGCCTGATCTTGGCAAAGTCAGTATCGACCAGCATTTCACCCAGCCCCCGCCCCGCTATACCGAGGCAAGCCTGGTCAAGAAGATGGAAGAGCTGGGCATTGGCCGTCCGTCGACCTATGCGTCGATCATTTCGGTGTTGCAGGATCGCGATTATGTGACGCTGGACAAGCGCCGCTTTGTCGCACAGGATCGCGGCCGTCTGGTCACGGCATTCCTGTCGAAATTCTTTGAACGTTATGTGCAGTACAACTTTACTGCCGATCTGGAAAACCAGCTTGATGACGTTTCAAACGGCAGTCTTGCCTGGCGCGATGTCCTGAACCAGTTCTGGGCCGCATTCAAGGGCAATGTTGACGAAGCCAAGGAACTGAAGATCACCGATGTGCTTGATGCGCTTCAGGTGATGCTTGAAAATTACCTGTTCCCGGCACGCGAAGATGGTACAGACCCGCATAAATGCCCGAAATGTGCCGATGGCACGCTCAGCCTCAAGCTCGGCAAATTCGGTGCGTTCCTCGGCTGTTCGAATTATCCGGAATGCAACTTTACCCGTCCGCTGGTTGCCAATGAAAATGGCGGTGATTCCGAACTTGATGCCGGGCCCAAGGTGCTTGGCATCGATAAGGAAACCGGCAAGGAAATCACCCTGCGCAAAGGCCCGTATGGCGTTTATGTGCAACTGGGTGAAGAAGAGGAAGTTGAAGGCAAGAACGGCAAACCCAAAAAGGTCAAGCCGAAGCGGACATCGCTTCCAAAAGGGCTGGAGCCATCAGTTGTCGATCTGACCAAGGCGGAAGAATTGCTGACATTGCCACGTCTGGTCGGCGTCTTCCCCGACACCGGCGAGGAAATCAAGGCCAATGTCGGCCGGTTTGGTCCCTATGTTCAGGCAGGCAGCATCTTTGCGTCGCTTAAGGCCGAGGATGACGTTCTGACGGTTGGTGAAAACCGTGCGATTGCGCTGATTGCGGACAAACGCGAAAAGGCCGGCAAGGAAATTGGCAAACATCCGGATGACGGCGAACCGATATTCCTAGCTGATGGCCGTTGGGGCCCGTTTGTCAAACACAAGAAAACCAATGCCAACCTGCCGCGTGACACAAACAAGGAAGATGTCACGCTGGAAATGGCCATTGCGGCGCTGAAGGAAAAGGAAGCCAAATCGGGCAAACCGGCCAAGGCGACCAAAGCCGCCGCAAAAAAGACAACAACAAAAAAGGCGGCCGCGAAGAAACCGACCGCCCAAAAGACCGCTGCAAAGAAACCCGCAGCCAAGAAAACAACGAAGAAAGAGGCGGCGAACTAA
- the ruvX gene encoding Holliday junction resolvase RuvX, translating into MICNDTQELLRFLTPAARVLGLDLGTKTIGVALSDVGLQIASPYSLISRKKFTRDIAELSAIITKQNVGGIIIGFPRELDGTIGKACHRVYAFVDEMQNYIDLPILLWDERLSTNAVERILIEDVDMTRKRRAEVVDKTAAAYILQGALDNLNLHTDPYENPVDDDEDEIGDEDA; encoded by the coding sequence ATGATTTGCAATGACACACAGGAATTGCTGCGGTTCTTGACACCGGCAGCACGCGTTTTGGGGCTGGATCTCGGCACCAAGACCATTGGCGTGGCCCTTTCGGATGTCGGGCTACAGATCGCGTCCCCCTATTCGCTGATTTCGCGCAAGAAATTCACGCGGGATATTGCCGAACTTTCGGCGATCATCACCAAACAGAATGTCGGTGGTATCATCATCGGTTTTCCGCGTGAGCTTGACGGCACGATCGGCAAGGCCTGCCACCGGGTTTATGCCTTTGTCGACGAAATGCAGAATTATATCGATCTGCCGATCCTGCTTTGGGATGAACGTCTTTCGACCAACGCGGTTGAACGTATCCTGATCGAGGATGTCGACATGACCCGCAAACGCCGTGCGGAAGTTGTCGATAAAACGGCTGCGGCCTATATCCTCCAGGGTGCGCTTGATAACCTTAATCTTCACACCGATCCGTATGAAAATCCGGTCGATGACGATGAGGACGAAATCGGCGACGAAGACGCCTGA
- the dprA gene encoding DNA-processing protein DprA, whose protein sequence is MTKQRPDDHNPGVMVSDAQQPIRLAQSERLARMRLARSANVGPVTFRKLIERFGSARNAIDALPDIIARTGGKRQIVLATREDTIAEIDQARACDAKPVIIGDPEYPAMLATIEDAPPYFYALGRVELLTRPTIGIVGARNASANGCGFARRLSAALCEAGYVVASGMARGIDGAVHDACLQVANKVGGTVAVLGGGVDVVYPREHADLYRKLCENGCVISEMPPGLNPQARHFPRRNRIISGLSHGIVVVEAGRNSGSLITARFAGEQGRDVFAVPGSPTDPRAAGPNSLIRDGAILCDSVDVILDALRVSLQNNHLREGIHHFAIDSRATIVNGQSDDFSDITKSIERDTRTGTIDDSSESVDNQEETGVNDRSRNEGRGTEDVLELLSTSPLLIDQLIRASGMPADVISTMLIELELAGRVERHPGNRVSRIAE, encoded by the coding sequence TTGACGAAACAACGCCCGGATGATCACAATCCGGGCGTTATGGTTTCAGATGCACAACAACCGATACGATTAGCGCAATCCGAACGCCTCGCACGCATGCGACTGGCGCGAAGTGCCAATGTCGGACCGGTCACATTCCGCAAGCTGATCGAGCGGTTCGGATCAGCACGCAATGCAATTGACGCCCTGCCCGATATTATCGCACGCACCGGTGGCAAGCGGCAGATTGTTCTGGCGACGCGTGAAGACACGATTGCCGAAATTGATCAGGCGCGGGCCTGCGATGCCAAGCCGGTAATTATCGGCGATCCTGAATATCCGGCGATGCTGGCCACGATCGAGGATGCCCCACCCTATTTTTATGCACTCGGACGCGTTGAACTTTTAACCAGACCAACCATCGGGATCGTCGGAGCCCGTAATGCATCGGCCAATGGATGCGGGTTTGCCCGGCGTTTATCAGCCGCCCTGTGCGAGGCTGGATATGTCGTAGCATCGGGTATGGCGCGCGGGATTGACGGCGCGGTTCACGATGCCTGCCTGCAGGTCGCAAATAAAGTTGGTGGCACCGTTGCGGTTCTGGGCGGCGGTGTGGATGTGGTTTATCCGCGGGAACATGCCGATCTGTATCGCAAGCTTTGTGAAAATGGCTGTGTGATTTCGGAAATGCCGCCGGGATTAAATCCGCAGGCACGGCATTTTCCAAGGCGCAACCGGATCATTTCCGGACTTTCGCACGGCATCGTCGTGGTCGAGGCCGGACGCAATTCGGGATCACTGATCACCGCACGTTTTGCCGGAGAACAGGGTCGCGATGTTTTTGCCGTTCCGGGCAGTCCGACCGATCCCCGCGCGGCAGGTCCCAACAGCCTGATCCGGGATGGTGCGATCCTGTGCGACTCCGTTGATGTGATTTTGGATGCCTTGCGTGTTTCGCTGCAAAACAACCATCTGCGTGAAGGAATTCATCATTTTGCCATCGACAGCCGTGCGACAATCGTAAACGGCCAGTCAGATGATTTCAGCGACATCACCAAATCCATCGAACGCGATACCAGAACCGGCACCATTGATGACAGCTCTGAAAGCGTTGATAACCAAGAAGAAACCGGGGTAAATGACCGATCACGAAATGAGGGTCGCGGAACAGAAGATGTTCTCGAGCTATTGTCGACCAGCCCGCTACTGATTGATCAGCTTATCCGGGCATCGGGCATGCCTGCCGATGTGATTTCGACCATGCTGATTGAGCTTGAGCTTGCAGGAAGGGTTGAACGTCACCCCGGAAATAGGGTATCGCGTATCGCCGAATGA
- a CDS encoding aspartate carbamoyltransferase catalytic subunit: MGPAADHYPHPHLLGIEGLTPGEITLILDRAQHYAEKNRTADKTSNILAGATVVNLFYENSTRTLTSFELAAKRLGAMVINMTVGTSSVKKGETLIDTAMTLNAMNPDALVVRHGDSGAVKLLSEKVNCAVLNAGDGRHEHPTQALLDALTIRRHKGRLHRLNVAICGDIAHSRVARSNILLLNTMGSRVRLVAPPTLIPSKIDRMGVEIFHDMEEGLKDCDIVMMLRLQLERMEGSFIPSVREYFHFHGLDRAKLANAKPDALIMHPGPMNCGVEIDSEVADDVERSVIREQVEMGVAVRMAALELLVQNHRQLGGQA, translated from the coding sequence ATGGGACCAGCGGCGGATCACTATCCGCACCCTCACCTCCTCGGTATCGAAGGTCTTACCCCGGGGGAAATCACCCTTATTCTTGATCGTGCCCAGCATTATGCGGAAAAGAACCGCACCGCAGACAAGACCAGCAACATTCTTGCCGGGGCCACGGTCGTCAATCTGTTCTATGAAAACTCGACCCGAACGCTGACATCGTTTGAACTGGCCGCCAAGCGGCTTGGTGCGATGGTGATCAACATGACGGTCGGCACCAGTTCGGTCAAAAAGGGTGAAACCCTGATTGATACCGCGATGACGCTCAATGCGATGAACCCGGATGCACTTGTGGTCCGCCATGGCGACAGCGGCGCGGTCAAGCTTCTGAGCGAGAAGGTCAATTGCGCAGTTCTCAATGCCGGGGATGGCCGACACGAGCACCCGACACAGGCGTTGCTTGATGCGCTGACCATTCGCCGTCACAAGGGCCGCCTGCATCGGCTTAACGTTGCGATCTGCGGCGATATCGCGCATTCGCGCGTCGCCCGATCCAACATCCTGCTGCTCAATACCATGGGATCGCGCGTGCGCCTTGTCGCCCCCCCGACCCTGATCCCGTCAAAAATCGACCGGATGGGGGTCGAGATTTTCCATGACATGGAAGAAGGCCTTAAGGATTGCGACATCGTCATGATGCTGCGCCTTCAGCTGGAACGCATGGAAGGAAGCTTCATCCCGTCCGTCCGTGAATATTTCCATTTCCACGGCCTTGATCGCGCCAAGCTTGCCAATGCCAAGCCCGATGCGCTGATCATGCATCCCGGCCCGATGAATTGCGGCGTCGAGATTGACAGTGAAGTCGCCGACGACGTTGAACGATCAGTCATCCGCGAACAGGTTGAAATGGGGGTTGCAGTGCGCATGGCCGCCCTTGAATTGCTGGTCCAGAACCACAGACAGCTCGGAGGCCAGGCATGA
- the gatC gene encoding Asp-tRNA(Asn)/Glu-tRNA(Gln) amidotransferase subunit GatC: MSSLDKETVRRIAFLSRINVSEEGLGELAGDLTRILDFVEELQEVDVEGCDPLTSVADLTLPMRKDEVTDGNIQQKVLSNAPMTDAGCFVVPKVVE; encoded by the coding sequence ATGTCGTCTTTGGATAAGGAAACAGTTCGCAGGATCGCCTTTCTGTCGCGTATCAACGTGTCCGAAGAAGGGCTTGGCGAACTGGCGGGAGATTTGACCCGTATCCTCGATTTCGTCGAGGAACTGCAAGAAGTTGATGTCGAGGGTTGTGATCCCCTGACGTCGGTTGCCGATCTGACCCTGCCGATGCGCAAGGACGAAGTCACCGATGGCAATATCCAGCAAAAAGTGCTGTCAAACGCACCGATGACCGATGCTGGCTGTTTTGTTGTGCCGAAGGTGGTTGAATAA
- the plsY gene encoding glycerol-3-phosphate 1-O-acyltransferase PlsY, giving the protein MELDATYKATLMSLQIATVCGYLLGSIPFGLVLTRMAGLGDIRKIGSGNIGATNVLRTGNKFLAFLTLVGDVGKGAAAALLFTHFVSAEAGIFAGGAAVIGHMFPVWLRFKGGKGVATTLGTLVAVNWIMGLVAAGTWLVMALIFRISSLSALIAMIAAPIAAFLIANDPGAGWLAIFLAVIVWGAHHSNIRRLIKGEEPKIGQKKKEAAAASEE; this is encoded by the coding sequence ATGGAACTTGATGCCACTTACAAGGCAACCCTGATGTCGCTCCAGATTGCAACTGTTTGCGGATATCTACTGGGCTCGATCCCGTTTGGCCTTGTTCTGACGCGGATGGCCGGACTTGGTGATATCCGCAAGATCGGATCAGGCAATATCGGTGCGACCAACGTGCTGCGTACCGGGAACAAGTTTCTGGCGTTCCTGACCCTTGTCGGTGATGTCGGCAAGGGTGCAGCGGCAGCCCTGCTTTTTACCCACTTCGTCAGTGCCGAAGCCGGCATTTTTGCCGGTGGCGCCGCGGTTATCGGGCATATGTTCCCCGTCTGGCTGCGTTTCAAGGGCGGTAAAGGTGTTGCCACCACCCTTGGCACCCTTGTCGCGGTAAACTGGATCATGGGGCTTGTAGCGGCAGGGACGTGGCTTGTCATGGCGCTGATTTTCCGCATTTCGTCGCTTTCGGCGCTTATCGCGATGATCGCTGCCCCGATTGCGGCCTTCCTGATCGCCAATGATCCCGGTGCCGGATGGCTTGCGATCTTCCTTGCCGTGATTGTCTGGGGTGCTCATCACAGCAATATCCGCCGCCTGATCAAAGGCGAGGAACCCAAAATCGGCCAGAAGAAAAAAGAAGCCGCAGCTGCCAGCGAAGAATAG